ACCGGATTCGCCGTTGCGTGACGTCGCCGGGGTGTTGCGGTCGTTCGAGTACGCCGCCTACGGCCCGCTGGTGGAGAACACCGCCGACAAGCAGAAGGCGGCGCGGGCCCGGGAGTGGGTCGAACGCAATCGCACCGCGTTCTGTGACGGGTATGCGGCCGCTTCCGGAATCGATCCGCGTGATTCGGCGCTCCTGCTGGCCGCTTACGAGCTGGACAAAGCGGTTTACGAGACCGGATACGAGGCACGTCACCGTCCCACCTGGCTGCCGATTCCGCTGCGGTCGATTGCCCGTCTGACGACGGCCTGACTCAAGCGCGGTCGCGCTGTCGGTGCGGGTCTCTGGGAGCATGCTCATGTGCAGAAAGAGATGTACGACAGCGAAGCCAGACTGGCCTGGGTGCTGGCTGCGTTGGCCGGGGTATTGGGGGCCACGGCCTTCACCCACTCCGAGGGGTATTTCGTAACGTTCATGACCGGGAACGCCCAGCGTGCCGTGCTGGGCGTGTTCCGCGACGATATGACGCTGTCGCTGAGCGCGGGCACCCTGCTGTTGTGTTTTGTGGCCGGCGTGATCGTCTCCTCGGTGTGCCGGCGCCGCTTCTGGGCGGAACACCCGCACGGCCCGACCGTGCTGACCACTTTCTGCCTGGTGTTCGCCACCGGCCTCGACATCGTGCTGGGCGGCTGGGAGCAAACCCTGCTGGATTTCGTGCCGATCATGTTTGTGGTCTTCGGAATCGGGGCGCTGAACACTTCCTTCGTCAAAGACGGCGAAGTGTCGGTGCCGCTGAGTTACGTGACCGGCACCCTGGTCAAGATGGGCCAGGGCATCGAGCGCCACATCGCCGGCGGGAAAATCGAGGACTGGTTCGGCTATTTCATGATGCTCGCGACGTTCATGTTGGGCGCCGCGATCGGGGGCGCGATCAGTCTGGTGGTCAGCGGCACTCAGATGCTCGGCGTCGCCGCGTTCGTGTGCGCGGTGACGACCTGCTACACCTACCTGCACGCCGACCGGCGGGGGTTGCTGGACTGATTAGTTGCCGGGTGCGCTGCTAGCTGCAAAAAGAACATCGGCAGCAGCGCTGGCCGGGTGCGCTGCTACCTAGGAAAAAGAACATCGGCAGCAGCGCTGGCCGTTGCGCTGCTGCCGATGGGTCTGGTGGAGGAGTGGTCAGGTGCCGGCGACCGGCGGAGCGGCCGGTGCCGGTGCCGGAGCGGGCGCCGGCGCGGCGTTGACCGCGTTGATCACCTGCAGCATGTCAGGCTTCATGGCCATCAACTGCTGGTTCCAGTAGTTCCAGGAGTGGGTGCCGTTGCCCGGGAACTGGAACACCCCGTTGCGCCCGCCGTTGGCCGCGTAGGTCTGCTGGAACTGCTGGTTGGTGCGCAGCGTCAGGCCTTCGAGGAACTTCGCGGGCATGTTGTCGCCGCCGAGGTCGCTGGGTGTGCCGTTGCCGCAGTAGACCCAGATCCGGGTGTTGTTGGCCACCAGCCGCGGGATCTGCATCATCGGGTCGTTGCGCTTCCAGGCCGGGTCGCTGGACGGGCCCCACATGCTGTTGGCGTTGTAGCCGCCCGCGTCGTTCATCGCCAGCCCGATCAGCGTCGGCCACCACCCGTCGGACGGGTTGAGGAAGCCCGACAGCGAGGCCGCGTAGGGGAACATCTGCGGGTAGTACGCGGCCATCACCAGCGCCGAGCCGCCCGACATCGAAAGGCCGACAACGGAGTTGCCTACCGGGGACGTGCCCTTGTTGGCCTGCAGCCAGGTAGGCATCTCCCGGGTCAGGAAGGTCTCCCACTTGTAGGTGTAGCTCTGGCCGTTGCCCTGTGACGGCTGGTACCAGTCGCTGTAGAAGCTGGACTGTCCGCCGACCGGCATGACCACCGAGAGGCCGGAGTTGTAGAACTCCTCGAATGCCGGGGTGTTGATGTCCCAGCCGCTGTAGTCGTCCTGGGCGCGCAGGCCGTCCAGCAGGTAGACCGAATGCGCTCCGCCACCCTGGAATTGGACTCGGATGTTGCGACCCATCGCCTGTGACGGAATCTGCAGATACTCGACCGGCAGCCCCGGCCGGGAGAACGCACCCGCGGTGGCCGACCCGCCGACCGCACTGACGAGACCGGTCAGCAGCGCAGCGCCTATAGCCGCGAATGCCAACCTGCGAGGCATGGTTGTCGCTGCACCACGCAGCTTTTCAACGAACTTCATCGTTTCTACCCATCCCAACTTTCATCTGCCGCTCGTGCGGTGGAATCTGTTCTTGGGCGAGTGAAACACAGGCGGCAGAGCCGGCCGGCCCGTCGCGGCCGTAGAACTTTGTCGCGGTTGGCTAACGATTAGGAGTCGGCGCCGAGACGCGTTGAGGTGGTCACTTTCGGGTAACGAATGGCCACCGGAGGGGTATCGCCGTCTTCCCGTCCGGCGGCGGATGCGCTATGCGACGAGTCGGCGTAAAAACGTTGACGCCGTGATGATTCCGACGATCGGCGCGACAATGAGGACGATGACATCCGCGAGGTGGAACGGGGTGCCGATCAGCAGCGCGCGCAGCACGTCGACCTCGTAACTGAGCGGGTTGACCTTGCTCAGCGCGTGCAACCAGCTCGGCATCACGTCAACCGGATACAAAGCGTTGGACGCGAAGAACAGCGGCATGGTGATGGCCTGGCCGATCCCCATCAATCGGTCGCGGTTGCGCACCAGACCGGCCAAAGTCATTGACAGGCAGGCGAAGAACGCGGCGCCGAGCATGACGGCGACCATCGCCCCCAGAATCCGCAGTGGGTTGACGGTCAGCCCGATGCCCATCACATAGGCCAGGGCCAGCACGCCGACCACCTGCGCGACCGACCGGACACCGGCCGCGAACGACTTGCCGGTGATGAGGGCCGACGCGGGCGCCGGGGTCACCATCAGTTTCGCCAGAACACCGGCGTCGCGATCCCAAATGATCTGGATGCCATAGAAAATCGAGATGAACAGCGCCGACTGAGCGATGATTCCCGGTGCCAGAAACGCCTGATACGACACGTTGCCGGTGTCGATGACATGCAGATGGCTGAACGTGGTGCCGAAGATCAGCAGCCACAGCGCGGGCTGCACCATGCGCATCACCAGCTCGGTCCGGTCGTGCCGCAGCTTCTGCAGTTCCACGATCGCGAATGCGCCGATGCGGCTCAATGTTGCTCTGGCTCTGTCCAATCCGTGCGGAGCGCGGACCAGGCCGACGGTAAACGGGTGGGTGTGATCAACCGACACGGCGAGCAACCCTTCTGGTGGAACGGATTTCACTGATATCGGCGGAGTCTTCGGTCAGACCGGTTGCCGAATAGTGGCGGAACACGTCTTCGAGGGTGGCCTCCGGCGACAGGGCGGCCTTCAACTCCGCAGGGGTTCCCACCGCCTGCAATGCGCCGTGGTGCATCAGGGCGACCCGATCGCACAGCGCGTCCGCCTCTTCCATGTAGTGGGTGGTCAGCAGCACGGTCATACCGAACTGCTCCTGCATCTTGCGGACCTGCGTCCACACTCCGTCGCGGGCGATCGGGTCCAGGCCGACGGTCGGTTCGTCCAGCACCAGCAGCGAGGGCCGGTTGACCAGGGCCTGGGCCACCTCGAGGCGGCGCACCATCCCCCCGGAGTAGCTCGATGCCAGCTTGTCGGCAACATCGAGCAGATCCATGGCGGCCAGCGCCTGCTCGACGCGCTGGGTGCGCTCGGCGCGCGGGACGCCGTACAACCGGGCGAACCACGTCACGTTCTGCCGGCCGGTCAACGCCGTTTCGATCGAGAGTTGTTGCGGCACATACCCGATGTTGCTGCGGATATCGATCGTCTGGCTCTGCGCGTCCAGCCCGAAGATCCGCAGTTCGCCGTGCTGCACCGGCGCCAGCGTGGTCAGCACCCGCACCACTGTCGTCTTACCGGCGCCGTTGGGACCGAGCAGACCCATCGTCTCGCCGGGCCGTACCGTGAACGTCACGTCGTCGACGGCCGTGTGCTCGCCGTAGCGATAGGTGAGGTGCCGGCAGTCAATTGCTTCGGTCATGTGTATCGCTCCTGCAGCTTTTTGGTCATCTCCTCGAGCACCTCCAACCCCTTGGCCAATACCCCGATCTGCTGGTCGTCAAGCTCATTGAGCAGGTCGGTGAGCACCGCCCGCCGTGTCGCCGCGGTGGCGTCCATCACGTGCTGCGCCGAATCCGTGAGCCGCAGCCGGCTCACCCGCCGGTCCGCCGGGTCCGCCGTCCGTTCCAGCAAGCCGGCGCTGGACAGCTTGGACACCAGGGTGGAGGCGGTGTTGGCCACCAGGCCCAACTCGGCGGCCGCGACGCTGACCGACACCCCCGGACGCCGCGAGACCAGGCGCAACAGCTCGGCCTGCGACTCGGAGACCCGGCCGGACGGATACCCGGTGCCGGCGGCCCGCCGCAGCTGACGGCGGAACCTGCCCAGGATCCGGGGCACGTCCGCGGCGAGATCGGTCTGCGTGGTCACCGCGGACCATAATAGCTCTGTAGGCGAGCTATTTATTCCCGGCGCATGGCCTGCCGCAAAGCCGACGCGGAGTTGTAACCGACCATCAGGGCAATCTGCTCGAGCCTCAAGGAGGTCGTCTGGCGCAGGTGCCGGGCATGTTCGACCCGGACCCGTTGCAGCAGCGCATACGGCGTTACGCCCAGGCTCTGCCGAACCCGTCGTTCCAGCGTGCGCCGGGTGGTCCCGAGGTCGAGGGCGGCGGAGGCGATATCGACGTTGCCATCGAGGTTCTTGCGGATCCACGCTTCGAAGTCGACGACCAGGCGGTCGGTGGTCGCCAGATAGGTCTGTGCGGCTGCGGTGCTTGACGCCGGGCGCCGGTCGAAGAGCAGGATGGCGGCGGTCGCGTCGGCCAGTTGGGGGCTGATGCCTGCGACGATGTGCATGGCGAGATCGATGTGCGCAAACGCGGCGCCCGCTGTCGTCACCGAACCGTCGGCGATCACCATGCGCGACATGTCCAGCCTGACCCGCGGGAAGCGCCGCGCGAACTCGTCCGCGAGCCACCAACTCGTCGTCGCCTGGTGTTCGTCGAGCACACCGGCGTCCGCGAGCACGAACGTTCCCGTACATGCCGCGGCCACCGGACGGTCGGACCGTACCCAGTCGCGGACCGCCGCGCGCGCTGCCTGGACCTCGTCTCGCATCAGGGCATCGACGACCCCCGCCGGCGTGTTCATTGTGAGGGCGGGCACCACCAGCAGATCCAGCCGGCTCATGGCGGCGTCGTCGACGGTCAGGTCTATCGGCACCATCAGGCCGCCAGCGGCAGGCACTGGCGTGTAATCGATTCCGACGGTCGCGAGCTCGATCTCGGCGATATCGGTTGCTACCTGTTGCCGCGCCGTGTTGGCGCCGCGGATCACGTCGGTGATCGTGACCAGCCCGCTGGCCCAGCATCCGGGTAACGCCATCACGCCGATAAACATGTCGCAAATGCTATGTGAGGTGTCGCAATCGCGACTATCGCGCCGCCTAGCGTCTGGTGCATGACGTATCCGGAGAACCACGCTCTGATCGGTTGCGAACCGCGGCACTACGACCGACTCGGACTGCGCCCCAATGAGATTGAGCTCTGGGAGGACGGCTGGCGGACCGGCGACGCGGCCGGGACCCGCGGCACCTTCGAGTGGTGGTATTTCGATGCCCACCTGGATGACGGGTCGACGGTGACGGTGGAGATGCACACCAAACCGCCCTTCGTCTCTCCCGCAGCGCCTCTGACGCCGTTCGTTCTGTTGACTGTCACAACGGCCGACGGGGAACGGACGGACCACACCATGACCACCGACGCCGATTCGTTCGCGGCGTCTGTGGCCGACTGCGATGTCCGGATCGGCGCGAACACCTTTCGCCGCAGCGCAGACGGGTACCAGATCCACGTTGAAATCGACGACCTCCGAGCCGATTTCACCCTGATGCCGGAGGTGCCGCCGTGGCGACCGGCCAGCGGCCACGTATTCTTCGGCGTCGAGGAGCAGCATCACATCGCCTGGTTGCCGATGGTGGCCCGGGGCCAGGTGCGGGCCACGATCAGCGTGGCCGGGCAGGTGCGCGAACTCACCGGCACCGGGTACCACGATCACAACTGGGGCAACGTGGCGCCGCGCAAAGTGCTCGATCACTGGTATTGGGGACGGGCCCGGGTCGGTGAATACACCGTCGTGTCACTGATGTTCGTCAGCCACCGTGACTACGACAACGCGCCACTACCGGCCGTGATGGTGGCACGAGGTGACGAGATTGTCGCCTCGGCGGTCGGTGCCGAAGCGATCGGGTTCACCGCGGCCGACGTCGCGACCCATGCCGGGACCGGCATCCCTGTCGCCCATCGCCTGGAGTACTCCGTCGCGGTCGGCGCCCACGCCTTCCGGGTGACATTCCGCCAGCACCAGGAGGTGTCCACACTCGACTTCGGGTCGGCGGGGGCGTACCTCCGATTCAGGGGTGAGGTGAACGTCGAGCACAGTCACGACGGCCTCGTCGACACCGCGAGCGACACGGCGCTGTGGGAGCTGTTGTATTTCGAACAGCGAGCGGCGACGCCGAGTGGCGGGCTCACCGCAGGCCCGAAGATGCTCATCGGTCATCAGGCCTGACGCTGCAGCCGGTGCAGGGTCACGTCAATGGCCGCGTGCTCGATCGATGCGGTCATGTAGGTACAGAAGGGTTGACGGCGACGATCCGTCGGTGACCCCGGATTGAGCAGTCGCAGTCCGGTCGGCGTCGTGGTATCCCACGGGATGTGGCTGTGGCCGAAGACCAGCACGTCGGTCTCGGGATAGAGCCGGGACATCCGTGCGTCACGGCCCGCGGCGCCGCCCGTCTCGTGCATGACCGTGAAGCGCAGACCAGCCAGCTCCACGTCCGCGCGCTCGGGCAGCCGGGACCGCAGCTCGTCGCCGTCGTTGTTACCCCAGCACGCGATCAGCCGGGCCGACCGTGCTTCCAGCCGGTCCAGCAGGTCAGGCGTCACCCAGTCCCCGGCGTGGATGACGACGTCGGCGGCGGCGACCTCGTCCCATACCTGCGCGGGCAGGTCGCGGGCGCGTTTCGGGATGTGGGTGTCGGTGATCAGCAGGAGCCGCATAAGTTCTATGCATACCCGGACCAGAGGAGAGACCATGCGCACCTTCGAGTCAGTCGCCGACCTCGCCGCCGCCGCGGGGGAGACCATCGGGCAGAGCGACTGGGTGACGATCAGCCAGGAAGAGGTCAACCTGTTCGCCGACGCGACCGGTGACCACCAGTGGATCCACGTCGACCCCGAGAGAGCGGCCAACGGGCCGTTCGGGACCACCATCGCCCACGGGTTCATGACCCTGTCGCTGCTGCCGCGGCTGCAGCACGACATGTACACCGTCAAGGGCATCAAACTGGCAATCAACTACGGCCTGAACAAGGTTCGCTTCCCGGCTCCGGTGCCGGTGGGGTCGCGGGTGCGCGCGAACAGTTCGCTGGTCAGCGTCGACGACGTCGGCAACGGCGCCGTGCAGGCAGTGGTTTCCACGACCGTCGAGATCGAAAACTCACCCAAGCCGGCCTGCGTGGCCGAAAGCATCGTCCGCTACATCACCTAGGGGGCCGCACGGGGCGTCAGAACTCGGCGATGGAGTGCTCCAGGCGCGCGGCCAGCCGCGCCTCCGCCTCGGCCTTGCGGGTGGGGATGTGCTGCGACGGGAAAGGCGTTGTCACAGGCTGATATTCGCGCAGCGTGCGGCGGGCGACGGTCATCTTGTGCAGTTCGGTCGCGCCGTCGGCGATGCCCAGCGACTCGGCGGCCACCATCATCTTGACGAACGGCATCTCGTCGGAGACACCGAGCGCGCCGTGCAAGTGCAGGGCCCGCTGTGCCACATCGTGCAACACCTGGGGCATCGCGACCTTCACCGCCGCGATGTCGCGGCGCACCTTCTGGTAGTCGTGGTGCTTGTCGATCAGCCACGCGGTGCGCAGCACCAGCAACCGGAACTGTTCGATCTGGATCCAGCTGTCGGCGATCTTCTCCTGAGTCATCTGGAAGTCGGACAGCCGCCCGTGCCGGGTCTGACGGGACACCGCGCGCTCGCACATCATGTCAAAAGCCCGGCGCGCCAATGCGATTGTGCGCATCGCGTGATGAATGCGGCCGCCGCCGAGTCGGGTCTGCGCGATCATGAACGCCTGCCCCTCGCCGCCCAGGACGTGATCGGCGGGCACCCGCACGTCGCGGTAGCGAACGTAGCCGTGGGTGGCGCGCTTGGCGGATTCGGCGCCCACACCGACATTGCGGATGATCTCGATGCCGGGCGTCTCCGCTGGCACGATGAACAGCGACATCTTCTCGTACGTGCGGCCCACCGGATTGGTGACGGCCATGACGATGAAGAACGAAGCGTGTTTGGCGTTGGTGGAGAACCACTTCTCGCCGTTGATGATCCAGTCGTCACCGTCGCGGGTCGCCGACGTGACGAACAACCCCGGGTCCGAGCCCCCCTGTGGTTCGGTCATCGAGTAGCAGGAGGTGATCTCGCCGTCCAGCAGTGGCTGCAGGTAGCGCGCCTTCTGCTGCTCGGTGCCGAACAGCGCCAGGATCTCGGCGTTGCCGGAATCCGGTGCCTGGCAACCGAACACCGACGGCGCCCAGCGGGAACGTCCGAGGATCTCATTGAGCAAAGCCAGTTTGACCTGGCCGAAGCCCTGGCCGCCGAGTTCGGGCGTCAGGTGGGCGGCCCACAGCCCTTGCTCCTTCACCCGCTGCTGCAACGGCCGCAGGATCGCCATCATCTCGGCGTTCTGCTTGTCGTATGGATCCAGCGCGACGAGATCGAGCGGTTCGAGTTCCTCGACCATGAATTTCTCGACCCAGTCGAGCTTGGCCTGGTATTCCGGGTCTGTTTCGAAGTCCCACACGGTTGGCCACCGTTCCCCGGCGCAGCGTCGCGCCGGCATCGTTGATGGAGTCACACCATCGTAGGATCAGCGCAGTTTCGGCAGCACGCTGGTGCGGTAGAAATCGATCGCGGTCGTGGGATCTTCCTGCGGGAAGTGCAGAAACGGCACCGCACCCGCGTCGAGAACCGCTTGCACCGCGTTGATGTGCGCCACCGGGTCGGTGCCGACCGCCCAATTCGCCAGCACCCTGTCCGTGGGGTTCGTGTCGGCGGCGCGCTGGATCTCGACGGGGTTGGGTTGATCGACGGCGCCGGCGGTGAATCGCCACAGGGCCGCGGCGCGCGCAGCCGTCGCGCCATCCCCGACGACGGCGAACAACTCGGCACGTTTGCCCATGGTGGCGGGGTTGCGCCCGGCCTGTTGGGCGCCGGCATCGAAAGCGGCGAGCAGTTTGGTGTTCTTGATGTCAGCGGCCTGGGCGATCCACCCGTCGCCGTACCGACCGGCCAACGTGGCGCTCTTGGGGCCGCCGGCGGCGACGAAGATCGGTGGCGGCTCGGCGGGTACGTCGTACAGCTTCAGCGCATTCGTTTGAAAATACTTGCCCGCAAACGAGATTCGTTGACCACTCCACAGCTGGCGGATCAGGCTGATCGCCTCGACCAGCCGGTCGTGGCGTTCGTCATAGTTGCCGTAGGTGTTGGTGGCGGCCTGCTCGTTGAGCCGTTCGCCGGTTCCCAGGCCGAGGAACACCCGGCCCGGACTCAGGATGGCCAGCGACGCGAACGCCTGTGCCACCGTCGCCGGATGGTAGCGATAGGTCGGGCAGGTCACCCCGGTGCCGAACGAGATGCGGCTGGTGCTGTTGCCCACCAGCGCCAGCGTCAGCCACGGAAACATGGAGTGGCCCTGGTTGTCCTGCCACGGCTGGAGATGATCGCTGGCCCAGACGTATTGGAAACCGGCCTTTTCGGCGGCCTGCGCCTGCGCGACGAGTTGATCGGTGCGGAACTGCTCGTGCGACAGGACGAATCCGACATTGCGCGGCTGCGCCGGTGCGGGCGCGTCCCGCGATTGGCAACCGGACAGCCCGGTGACGGCGGCCATGCCGGCCCCGGCGGCCAGTTGCGCCATCGCCCGTCTCGAGATGCCGGTCATCGCGTCGGGATACCCTCGCCCCTCGTCATCACACCTTCACTGGACAGGCTGGCGCGCCCAGCGCGACCCACCTACCGTGAGTGGCGTGACTGCACAGGCGCGTCCGGCGCGTAAGGCTGATGTCCGTGAATTGAGCCGCACGCTGGGCCGCGCGTTCTTCGACGATCCGGTCACGATGTGGATCCTGCCCGACGACGACGCGCGGCGAAAGCACATGGGCCGGGTCTTTGCCACCATGACCCGCCACCACCATCTGCCGCGCGGCGGCGTGGAGGTGGCCTGTGACGGACCGGGCATCGGTGCGGCCGCGTTGTGGGATCCGCCCAATCAGTGGAAGGAATCGCGCTGGGCGGAACTGGCGCAGCTGCCCACCTTCCTGTGGGCGTTCGGCACCCGATCCCAGCGCGGGCGGACGCTGCAGGAGATCATGAAACGCGCGCATCCCGAAGAACCGCACTGGTACCTCGCCGTCCTCGGCAGTGACCCGAGCGTCCGTGGCCAAGGTTTCGGCCAGGTCCTGATGCGGTCCCGGCTGCAACGTTGCGACGCCGAGTACTGTCCCGCCTACCTGGAGTCGTCGAAACCCGAAAACGTGCCCTACTACGAACGTTTCGGCTTCCGGGTGACCGGAGAGATCACGATTCCCGACGGTGGTCCGACGTTGTGGCCGATGTGGCGCGACCCGCAGTGACCGCGCAGCCGTTCGACGGCAAAACCGCGTTCATCACCGGCGCGGCCGTGGGGCTCGGGCGGGCCTTCGCGCGGGCGCTCACCGCCCGCGGCGCCAATGCCGTGATCGCCGAGATCGACGTCGAGGGCGCAAGACGGACGGCCGCCGAGTTGAATGCCGACGGGGCCAAGGCGATCGCGGTCCCCTGCGATGTCGCCGACGAACACCAGGTTGAGGCCGCGGTGGCGATTTCGCTCCAAACATTCGGCGGCATAGACATTCTCATCAACAACGCCGGTCGGCACCTGATGAAGTACAACCAACCGTTCGGCGCGCTGTCCCGGGACGACCTGCGCGGGATGTTCGACGTCAACGTCATGGGCGTGATCAATTGCACTCTGGCATGCCGCGATTCGATGCGCGACCGCGGTGGCGGGGTGGTGCTGAACATGTCGTCGACGGCCGGTTACTCCAGCAGCACCCCGTACGGCGTCTCCAAGCTCGCGGTGCGCGGCCTCACGGTCGCGTTCGCCTCCGAACTCTCGCCGGACCTGATCCGCGTCAACGCGATTGCGCCGGGAATGACCAACACCGAGAGCGCACTCGCCGATGTGCCGCGGTCCCTGGTCGAGGATTACGTGCACGATCTCCAGCTGGTGCACCGGATCTGCACGATGGACGACGTGGTGGCTGCGATGCTCTACCTGTGTTCGGACCAGGCGTCGTTTATCACCGGTGAAACCCTGAAAGTCAGCGGTGGGTATCCGCTTTCGGTGTGAGCGGGTTTAGCACCCAGGCCGCTGGGAAATCACCCCGATATGGAAACCGGCCCCGGCGACACTCTGGACCCCAGCGAGTCCACCGACTCCGACGAAGTTCGCAATGACGACGGCGACATCGTCGTCGACCCGCCCGAGGGCTGGAGTGAGGCCGACAAGTTCGGCATGACCGCGCGGGAAGAGCGCGAGGGGGAGTCGCTGGATCAGCGGCTGGCCGAAGAAGAACCGGATGTCATCCCGGATGTCGAGCCGCCCGACGTGACCCCGGGACGCGCGCACCGCGGCCAGATCGACGGCACGCCGGAAGACGGTGAGTCCCTGTTCGAAGTCGTCGACGAGTGATCAGGGTTCGCTCTTCCACGACGCGACGCCGATTGTGATCATGCGGAGCTGTTTAACCGCGATCCGGTGAATCTCCTCGAGCGCCTCCGCGCTCTGGGCGTCTTCAATGGCCTCGGCGGTGACGATCATCGCGTTGACGAAAAGACTCGCCAGCACGTTGAGGTCCTCGGTGCTCCACTCGTTCAACCGGGGGAAGCGCGCCAGGTCGGTGGCCAGTTCCGAGACGATCAGCCGGATCTCGGTGCGGATGGCGTAGCGCAGCACGGACACCCCGGTGGAGCGTTCGCGGGAGATGAAGCGCCAGTGCTCGCGCTGGTCGGCGACGCTGCCGATCAGGATTTCCACCGACGACTCGATGACCCGACTCGGGTCGAGCTTGCCGGCACGGGCACCCCGCAGGGTGTCGCGCAGGCTGCGGAAGGATTCGTCGATCAGCACCAGGCCGAGAGCCTCCATCGACTCGAAGTGCCGGTAGAAGGCCGCGGGCACGATCCCTGCTTCGCGGGTCACCTCGCGCAGGCTCAGATTGCTGAAACTACGGTCATTGAGCGCCTTCAGCGCCGCGGCGATGATCGCCCGCCGGGTCGCTTCCTTGCGTTCCTCACGCGAGGGCGTGTCACGGGTGCTTTCGCGGGCCCGTTCCCGGCTCGACCGCCGCGGGTGTGAGCTAGGAGTACGACTGTTCACTATGTGAACCGTAACACAGAATGGGTGAAAACCCTTGACCACCTGCGCCGATCGATGTCACGGTGTACACATGTTCACTCAAACTTTCACTCGGACGATCGCCAAGCGAGTCCTGAGTTCCGACCTCGTTGATCTGCTCACCGGGCCGCACGGCGTCGACCGGTACACCGAGCTGGTAACGCCGACGTGGACCTCCGGCGAGGCCCGCGCCAAGGTGGTCGACGTGCGGCGGACCACGCCGCGCAGCGTCACCCTGACGCTTGCAC
This genomic stretch from Mycobacterium paragordonae harbors:
- a CDS encoding acyl-CoA dehydrogenase family protein, which translates into the protein MWDFETDPEYQAKLDWVEKFMVEELEPLDLVALDPYDKQNAEMMAILRPLQQRVKEQGLWAAHLTPELGGQGFGQVKLALLNEILGRSRWAPSVFGCQAPDSGNAEILALFGTEQQKARYLQPLLDGEITSCYSMTEPQGGSDPGLFVTSATRDGDDWIINGEKWFSTNAKHASFFIVMAVTNPVGRTYEKMSLFIVPAETPGIEIIRNVGVGAESAKRATHGYVRYRDVRVPADHVLGGEGQAFMIAQTRLGGGRIHHAMRTIALARRAFDMMCERAVSRQTRHGRLSDFQMTQEKIADSWIQIEQFRLLVLRTAWLIDKHHDYQKVRRDIAAVKVAMPQVLHDVAQRALHLHGALGVSDEMPFVKMMVAAESLGIADGATELHKMTVARRTLREYQPVTTPFPSQHIPTRKAEAEARLAARLEHSIAEF
- a CDS encoding F420-dependent hydroxymycolic acid dehydrogenase, whose protein sequence is MTGISRRAMAQLAAGAGMAAVTGLSGCQSRDAPAPAQPRNVGFVLSHEQFRTDQLVAQAQAAEKAGFQYVWASDHLQPWQDNQGHSMFPWLTLALVGNSTSRISFGTGVTCPTYRYHPATVAQAFASLAILSPGRVFLGLGTGERLNEQAATNTYGNYDERHDRLVEAISLIRQLWSGQRISFAGKYFQTNALKLYDVPAEPPPIFVAAGGPKSATLAGRYGDGWIAQAADIKNTKLLAAFDAGAQQAGRNPATMGKRAELFAVVGDGATAARAAALWRFTAGAVDQPNPVEIQRAADTNPTDRVLANWAVGTDPVAHINAVQAVLDAGAVPFLHFPQEDPTTAIDFYRTSVLPKLR
- a CDS encoding GNAT family N-acetyltransferase, whose translation is MTAQARPARKADVRELSRTLGRAFFDDPVTMWILPDDDARRKHMGRVFATMTRHHHLPRGGVEVACDGPGIGAAALWDPPNQWKESRWAELAQLPTFLWAFGTRSQRGRTLQEIMKRAHPEEPHWYLAVLGSDPSVRGQGFGQVLMRSRLQRCDAEYCPAYLESSKPENVPYYERFGFRVTGEITIPDGGPTLWPMWRDPQ
- a CDS encoding SDR family NAD(P)-dependent oxidoreductase, whose product is MARPAVTAQPFDGKTAFITGAAVGLGRAFARALTARGANAVIAEIDVEGARRTAAELNADGAKAIAVPCDVADEHQVEAAVAISLQTFGGIDILINNAGRHLMKYNQPFGALSRDDLRGMFDVNVMGVINCTLACRDSMRDRGGGVVLNMSSTAGYSSSTPYGVSKLAVRGLTVAFASELSPDLIRVNAIAPGMTNTESALADVPRSLVEDYVHDLQLVHRICTMDDVVAAMLYLCSDQASFITGETLKVSGGYPLSV
- a CDS encoding TetR family transcriptional regulator, whose protein sequence is MNSRTPSSHPRRSSRERARESTRDTPSREERKEATRRAIIAAALKALNDRSFSNLSLREVTREAGIVPAAFYRHFESMEALGLVLIDESFRSLRDTLRGARAGKLDPSRVIESSVEILIGSVADQREHWRFISRERSTGVSVLRYAIRTEIRLIVSELATDLARFPRLNEWSTEDLNVLASLFVNAMIVTAEAIEDAQSAEALEEIHRIAVKQLRMITIGVASWKSEP